One window from the genome of Ovis canadensis isolate MfBH-ARS-UI-01 breed Bighorn chromosome 21, ARS-UI_OviCan_v2, whole genome shotgun sequence encodes:
- the LOC138426491 gene encoding serum amyloid A-3 protein-like yields the protein MNLSTGIIFCFLILGVSSQGLGTFLREAGQGAKDMWRAYRDMKEANYKGADKYFHARGNYDAAQRGPGGVWAAKVISNARETIQGITDPLLKGMTREEVRKDSKADQFANEWGRSGKDPNHFRPAGLPNKY from the exons ATGAACCTTTCCACGGGCATCATTTTCTGCTTCCTGATCCTGGGCGTCAGCAGCCAGGGATTGGGGACATTCCTCAGGGAAGCTGGTCAAG GGGCTAAAGACATGTGGAGAGCCTACAGAGACATGAAAGAAGCCAACTACAAGGGTGCAGACAAATACTTCCATGCCCGTGGAAACTATGACGCTGCCCAAAGGGGACCAGGGGGTGTCTGGGCTGCTAAAGTGATCAG TAACGCCAGAGAGACTATTCAAGGAATCACAGACCCTCTGCTCAAGGGTATGACCAGGGAAGAGGTACGGAAGGATTCGAAGGCCGACCAGTTTGCCAACGAATGGGGCCGGAGCGGCAAAGACCCCAACCACTTCAGACCTGCTGGC